From the genome of Microtus pennsylvanicus isolate mMicPen1 chromosome 17, mMicPen1.hap1, whole genome shotgun sequence:
GGGCTTGTGGGAAGGAGTTAGCTCGCTGGACATGTGCTCCTGAAGAGGACATTGGGTCTCCTAGCCACTTTCCCCAGATTCCTGCTGTCACGGGGTGGACAGACTTCACCATATGTTCCCACCGTTCTGTGCTTGAATCCCCAGAGAGGGAGCGGCGGGGCAAATGTCCATGCACCAAAGCCTCTGAAACCCCAGCCAGAAGAACGCTTTCCTTTCTTACGTTGAATCTCTGGCATGTTCTAGTTACAATGATCAGACTAGACTGACAGGCTTGCCCTTTTGGGATGGCTGAAAAAGCTTTCTATAGCATGAAGTGGTCAAACAAAGCCAGGCGCTTCCTGAAGGAGCATTGGGTGGTTTGTTCATTCAAATCCTTGTTCTAGGCTAATAAACCAGACTTCTGCCTATAGCCTTGCATTTCTTCTTCACAGAggattctctgcctttctttctggaCACTCCTGCTCACGCTGTGACCTTTGCCTGCATAGTCCGTGATATTAATGCCAGGTGGTACCAGGCACTGCGTTTCCCCATCTTCACATTGCAGATTTCTAGCCAGCAGCCACATGGGTCCACGTTTTCTGCTGTTGGTATCTCATCAAGAAAACAGTGGCCCTGGTGTTAGAAGACCTTGGTTTGCGCCCTGATGCAGCCGTGATCTCAAGTAAGTACACAGACAAAGTAGAGATATGCCACATTCCCAACTGTGGTGATGGATGAAGAGAGGATTTATGTCACATACTTGGACATGGGAAGAGTAAAGATGTTCCTCTTGTGGAGTCTGGTGACCGTGGCTAAGGGCAACAACTAGACTGGCATGACCGTAGCTTCCACCCTGGGTGACTCCTCCCTTAACTGTGGGTACCTCCGTACTATTCTAGAATTCCTACACTTGGCTGCCTGCAGACCCAGGAGTGCTGGCTTTCTCTGTCTCAGAATGGCACTGAAACTCCTGCATTGTTGATGGCTTATGCAGTCTATAGAGACAGGGATGGAGCCACTGTCATGTGCCTGAAAGCCAGTCACAAGGGAGGGCCGGATGATAGGGTCTCCATAACCTAACCCACTGTCCCAGGAGTCCTGCTGATGTTGGgcctattttaaaaatcttttctgagGCCAAGCAAAGATCCAACACCTGCTAATGAGGACAGAATGcttaaacacaaagcaagaacCCCAAATGGCCCTAGCAATTATGACTTACTTACCTAGAGAACAGGTACAAGAAACCCATCATTCCTGTGTTCAGAGATTTACAGGAGGTTTCCACACTGCAAACTACAATCCTGAAAGCACTATGGAGAGAGGGgagtatgaaaaatatatttctgagCCCAGTATCAAAGTAGACCATCTGAAATTAAATACTAACTACACCTGtagtatttttctccttccttggtATTTGTAGCAGCCAGGTGTGCCATTGTCTACAGATTTGGCTGCCTGGTCTCCCTGCCAGttgcccttctgcctctgccaatTCACTCTCGATTCTTTCAGGTGAAGAAGGATGAGGGGGGAGAACATCACCAAGGTCAGCACGTTCATCCTGCTGGGCTTCCCCACTGCCCCCAGGCTGCAGtacctgctcttcctcctcttcctgctcatcTACCTCTTCGTGCTGGTGGAGAACCTGGCCATCATCCTCACTGTCTGGAGCAGCGCCTCTCTCCACAGGCCCATGTACTACTTCCTGGGTGTCATGTCCACCTTGGAGATCTGGTATGTTTGTGATATCATGCCCAAGATGATGGACGGCTTCCTCCTGCAGAGGAAACGCATCTCTTTCATTGGATGCATGACTCAGCTCTACTTCTTTAGCTCCCTAGTGTGCACGGAATGTGTACTCCTGGCTTCCATGGCCTacgaccgctatgtggccatctgccatCCCCTGCGCTACCAAGTCATCATGACCACGGGGCTCTGTGTCCAGCTTGTGGCCTTCTCTTTTGCTAGTGGCTTCACCATCTCTGTGATCAAGGTCTATTTTATCTCTAATGCCACCTTCTGTGGCTCCAACGTCTTAAACCACTTCTTCTGTGACATCTCTCCCATCCTCAAGCTGGCCTGCACCGACTTCTCTACAGCAGAGCTGGTGGACTTCATTCTGGCCTTCATCATTCTGGTGTTCCCTCTCATAGCCACCATCCTCTCCTATGGACACATCACCCTGGCTGTGCTGCGTATCCCTTCGGCCACAGGACGGTGGAGGGCCTTCTCCACCTGTGCCTCCCACCTCACCGTGGTCACCATCTTCTATACAGCCTTACTTTTCATGTATGTTCGACCCCAGGCCATCGACACCCGTAGCTCAAACAAGCTCATCTCTGTTTTGTATACGGTCATCACACCCATCTTGAACCCCTTGATCTACTGTCTGAGGAACAAAGAGTTTAAAGAGGCCTTAAGAAAGGCCTTGAGCTTGAGTCAAGTACCATCATAGGAGGGAGGGCACCTTCTGATGCCAGAGTATCTCATGATCATGTACCCTTGGTGATGAGGATGTGGGAACACTTGGCATTGCTAGTGTTGAAGGTATTTGAGCACCACTTTTTCCTTCGCATTTAGACGTAATTGGCGCTGTTTGATTAGTGATGACATTCTATCGCCTTTTACATGTGAGGAGATCAGGACTTGGTAATTGTATGCACTTTTCAAATGACCTTAAAATTATCATTCACATTTCCAAAGACTGTACACCCTTCTGGGCCAGGAAGGTGAGGTCTGCAGTCTCAGTAGGTTTCAGTTTGTGGAAgtataaaaatactgaaaatggcAAAATGAGCCCCAAGAGTCCCCAAAGCACAGTGTATCTGGGAACTGTGAAAGTCCCCCAGACTTATTGTAACTCACAGGGCACGCTCTGTGACTGTTCTGGGGAATGAGCTTTAGCCTTTTCCCTTCAGACAGCTCACCTTACAGCTCTTCAGCTGCTGAAAAAGTGTGAAGTCTTCCTACTGCTTGATTTGATCGGAGTCAAATGAGGACTGTGTCTTCCAGTTGTTATTGGTTCCTTAAAGCCCACCACAGTGCCTGCTGTCTCTGAACCAATCAGGAGAAAGGCTGAGTGTGATGGTTGTGGCATGGGAAGCAAAGCCTGTGGAGGACAAGAAGATAGAAAACCCACAGGAGCCAGTTGAGGAGAACCTAGGTGCTGTGGCTCCCACAGTTTAAAGCAGGAGTCATTGTGATTTGTGTTGAAagatggaggagaggaaaggaagtccAGATAAGCCCCGCCGCAGCAAAGCTTAGAGGCAGGAAGCAGCTAGAAAGTGCAGCACACAGAGATGCTAATGGGTTTAGAGTTCGGTGTTTGCTGATGAGGGAGATGATGGGAGCagagttcccagcatccacaaattCTGACCTGGGTCTACTTGCAGCCATGTAATAGACAAAAGGGGgtcctcccagtgctggagagactGTGCAGGACGTGTTGGCCTTTTGTAGAAGTGATGAGCAGTCCTGAGACTGAGCAGTGAACACATGGGTGGGAAGGGATTGCTGTTGGTAATTTTacactctttactcttttggctcttttgggggggggctgctatccagatcccaaataaatcattcatggaggcttattcttggttatgaatgcctggccttagcttctCTTATTTCCTGCCAGCTTTTCTAAACTTAAATTAATCTGAGTACATTTGGCCTCTGGACTTTCTCCTCTCCTTACTTctctatatcttactttcactcttactccatggcagGCTGTGTGGTTAGGTGGCTAGCCCCTAGTGTCCTCTTCTCATTGTCCTCTTCCTGTGCCTCCCTCTTCTTCGCAGAGTTCTCCTTATacttatactctctgcctgccagccgcacctgttctttctcctgcctcactattggttATTCAGCTcactattctcctgcctcactattggccagtTATTAGACCATCTGATGTTTTAGACAAGTAAAGAATCACAgattcacaaagttaaacaagtgcagcataaacaaaagcaacacatctttacatcgttaaacaCATGGTCCAGAGTGtatacaaatgtaacacacctaaaataatattctacaacatggCATGGCCAATGTTCAAGGGAGCATTGGGAGTATGGTGGTGAAAGCACAGGCTATGCTTCCTATAAAAGGGTGTCTGTTGAGTATTTACCATTTATTGTTACTATGGTAACAAAAATCATGCTAAGAACTTCATCTCTGCTCTGTACACTGTCCTCACACCCCTTCCAATAAATGAAAGTCTGTACACCCTCCAcacttttcataaaatatatagaaTGAAAATATCCCTTCTGCCTGTTCTAGTTGCTTTTCCTATTTCTTTGATAAAATATCCAGACAAAAGTAACTTATCAGGGAAGGTTTATGTGGCTCCCAGTTGCAGTTATAATCCAGTTTGGTACAGGAGTCGCAATGACAGGAACCTGAGGTAGCTAGTCACATTGCATGAGCACTCAAgatagaaaaaagcaaaacacctgtactcagctagctttctcctcTTCACATGGTCCAGGACccaagcctagggaatggtgctgcccatttTTCTTGTGGTTCACTTCAATGAACTAATCAACATAGTCCCTCAAGTGTATGTACAGAGATTAAATATTTCCTGACAGGTGTGCCTGGAGACCTGTCCCCAGATATTCCAGGTCATTGATGATTGACACTAAACATCACACTATCAAAATCATTGTACAGATTTAATACAATTCCATTCCAAATTTCAATAACATTTCTTACAAAGGTAGAAAGAAACCTTAAAattcatgtggaaaaacaaaaggctttggatggccaaagcaatcctgagctAAGAGAATATTGCAGGATGGTTGCCACCATCAGATTCAAGTTATATATTAGAGCCATGGCAACAAAATAAGCATGACACTGGCATGAAAATGTACATGAAAATTCATGGAGCAGAACAGAAGACCCACCGGAGAAAAGACATCTTAAACAAATGGTtctgggtttaatcccagcacttggaaggcagaggcaggcggatctctgtgagttcaaggcctgtctggtctagaagagctagttccatgacaggaaccaaaaagctacagagaaaccctgtctcgaaaatccaaaaaaaaaaatggttctgggGAAACTGGATATTCACATGTAGAAGGATGAGGTTAGATCTCTATATCTCACCCTACACAAAAATTAActgcaaatggatcaaaggccttaATCTAAGATGAAAAACTCTGAAACTATTAGAGAAAATTTGGGAAAAAACCTGAAGATATAGGTCTACACCAGGATTTCTCAACAGGGCTCCAGTTaatcaagaaacaaaagacagtTGACCAATGGATCATCATGAAATTTTCTATACAGTAACTGAGATAACTGACAGCCTGCAGGATACAAGGAAATTTGCAAGCTGCATATCTGACAAAGAATTGATATCTaggtatacaaagaactcaaaaaacttttaaaaaatcaaacaaccCAATTGATAAATGATATAGAGAGAGTTCTGAAAGTATGGCTCATAgctataaatatatgaaaaattgtTCAATGTCACCAACTATCAGAAAAATGCAGAGAGCGAGCCTGTCAATGCTCATACTTCTTTATTGCTGGGCATCTCTTTGGAAGTGGTCCCCAGCTCTGAGGAAGACTCCCTGCTTAGGCAATCCTATCTCCAGATGCCTTCATAAAGCAGCCCAGAGATGTATCTTTTGGTTCCACAGGTTGACAACCATGGTTAACTGTAAGAATGGGGTTTGGGGAGTGTACAACATAAACAGTGCACAGTCCTGATAATCAGCTGGAAGTCAAGCATGACACGTGTTTGTCATATCTCTGAAATCTGTGAATGGGACCTCATTTGATAATGGCTGTTTCATATGCAATTAGCACATACTGCAAATTCATTGTAGATTATCTATTTGCCTTCAGACAATGACAAGGGTCTTTACAAGAGAGATACAAGCAGTCTTgacacacaaagataaataagTGAACATAAAGTAGAATGAGGCTACCAAAGCCCAGGGTCCAGAAGCCATCAGAgcttggagaggaagaaagagactcCTAATCCAGAAGACTGTGGAGAGTAAAGGAAGTTGGGGAAAGATGACAGAAATCTGCGAGAAAAAGAATTCACAAGGAATTAATCTGCCAAAACCTGTAGCCTAGGTTTCTGTCCCCCCAGCAGCTTCCAAATCAgtagaagcttatattaattactaatgcttgaccaatagctcaggcttattactagctaacttttacattt
Proteins encoded in this window:
- the LOC142836818 gene encoding olfactory receptor 6B2-like, with translation MRGENITKVSTFILLGFPTAPRLQYLLFLLFLLIYLFVLVENLAIILTVWSSASLHRPMYYFLGVMSTLEIWYVCDIMPKMMDGFLLQRKRISFIGCMTQLYFFSSLVCTECVLLASMAYDRYVAICHPLRYQVIMTTGLCVQLVAFSFASGFTISVIKVYFISNATFCGSNVLNHFFCDISPILKLACTDFSTAELVDFILAFIILVFPLIATILSYGHITLAVLRIPSATGRWRAFSTCASHLTVVTIFYTALLFMYVRPQAIDTRSSNKLISVLYTVITPILNPLIYCLRNKEFKEALRKALSLSQVPS